One window of Silurus meridionalis isolate SWU-2019-XX chromosome 9, ASM1480568v1, whole genome shotgun sequence genomic DNA carries:
- the LOC124391618 gene encoding uncharacterized protein LOC124391618 isoform X6 — protein sequence MEVSHRGHGGITQGSWRFYKGVMEVSHRGHGGITQGSWRFYTGVMEVSHRGHGGITQGSWRFYTGVMEVSHRGHGGITQESWRYHTGVMEVSHRSHGDITQGSWRYHTEVMEVSHRVMEVSHRGHGDFTQGSWRYHTGVMEVSHRSHGDITQGSWRYHTGVMEVSHRGHGDFTQGSWRYHTGVMEILHRGLGGITQRSWRYHTGVMEILHRGHGGITQGSWRFYTGVLRYHTEVMEVSHRGHGGITQGSWRFYTGVMEILHRGHGGITQGSWRYHTGVIEILHRGLGGITQGSWRYHTGVLEISHRGHGGITQESWRYHTGVMEVSHRGHGDITQGSWRYHTGVMEILHRGHRGITQESWRYHTGVMEVSHRGLGDITQESWRYHTGVM from the exons ATGGAGGTATCACACAGAGGTCATGGAGGTATCACACAGGGGTCATGGAGATTTTACAAAGGGGTCATGGAGGTATCACACAGAGGTCATGGAG GTATCACACAGGGGTCATGGAGATTTTACACAGGGGTCATGGAGGTATCACACAGAGGTCATGGAGGTATCACACAGGGGTCATGGAGATTTTACACAGGGGTCATGGAGGTATCACACAGGGGTCATGGAGGTATCACACAGGAGTCTTGGAGATATCACACAGGGGTCATGGAGGTATCACACAGGAGTCATGGAGATATCACACAGGGGTCATGGAGGTATCACACAGAGGTCATGGAGGTATCACACAGGGTCATGGAGGTATCACACAGGGGTCATGGAGATTTTACACAGGGGTCTTGGAGGTATCACACAGGGGTCATGGAGGTATCACACAGGAGTCATGGAGATATCACACAGGGGTCATGGAGGTATCACACAGGGGTCATGGAGGTATCACACAGGGGTCATGGAGATTTTACACAGGGGTCATGGAGGTATCACACAGGGGTCATGGAGATTTTACACAGGGGTCTTGGAGGTATCACACAGAGGTCATGGAGGTATCACACAGGGGTCATGGAGATTTTACACAGGGGTCATGGAGGTATCACACAGGGGTCATGGAGATTTTACACAGGGGTCTTGAGGTATCACACAGAGGTCATGGAGGTATCACACAGAGGTCATGGAGGTATCACACAGGGGTCATGGAGATTTTACACAGGGGTCATGGAGATTTTACACAGGGGTCATGGAGGTATCACACAGGGGTCATGGAGGTATCACACAGGGGTCATAGAGATTTTACACAGGGGTCTTGGAGGTATCACACAGGGGTCATGGAGGTATCACACAGGAGTCTTAGAGATATCACACAGGGGTCATGGAGGTATCACACAGGAGTCATGGAGATATCACACAGGGGTCATGGAGGTATCACACAGAGGTCATGGAGATATCACACAGGGGTCATGGAGGTATCACACAGGGGTCATGGAGATTTTACACAGGGGTCATAGAGGTATCACACAGGAGTCCTGGAGGTATCACACAGGGGTCATGGAGGTATCACACAGGGGTCTTGGAGATATCACACAGGAGTCTTGGAGGTATCACACAGGGGTCATGTAG
- the LOC124391618 gene encoding uncharacterized protein LOC124391618 isoform X5 — MEILQRGHGGITQRSWRYHTGVMEILQRGHGGITQRSWRYHTGVMEILHRGHGGITQRSWRYHTGVMEILHRGHGGITQGSWRYHTGVLEISHRGHGGITQRSWRYHTGSWRYHTGVMEILHRGHGGITQGSWRFYTGVMEVSHRGHGDFTQGSWRYHTGVMEVSHRSHGDITQGSWRYHTGVMEVSHRGHGDFTQGSWRYHTGVMEILHRGLGGITQRSWRYHTGVMEILHRGHGGITQGSWRFYTGVLRYHTEVMEVSHRGHGGITQGSWRFYTGVMEILHRGHGGITQGSWRYHTGVIEILHRGLGGITQGSWRYHTGVLEISHRGHGGITQESWRYHTGVMEVSHRGHGDITQGSWRYHTGVMEILHRGHRGITQESWRYHTGVMEVSHRGLGDITQESWRYHTGVM, encoded by the exons ATGGAGATTTTACAAAGGGGTCATGGAGGTATCACACAGAGGTCATGGAGGTATCACACAGGGGTCATGGAGATTTTACAAAGGGGTCATGGAGGTATCACACAGAGGTCATGGAGGTATCACACAGGGGTCATGGAGATTTTACACAGGGGTCATGGAGGTATCACACAGAGGTCATGGAGGTATCACACAGGGGTCATGGAGATTTTACACAGGGGTCATGGAGGTATCACACAGGGGTCATGGAGGTATCACACAGGAGTCTTGGAGATATCACACAGGGGTCATGGAGGTATCACACAGAGGTCATGGAGGTATCACACAGGGTCATGGAGGTATCACACAGGGGTCATGGAGATTTTACACAGGGGTCATGGAGGTATCACACAGGGGTCATGGAGATTTTACACAGGGGTCATGGAG GTATCACACAGGGGTCATGGAGATTTTACACAGGGGTCTTGGAGGTATCACACAGGGGTCATGGAGGTATCACACAGGAGTCATGGAGATATCACACAGGGGTCATGGAGGTATCACACAGGGGTCATGGAGGTATCACACAGGGGTCATGGAGATTTTACACAGGGGTCATGGAGGTATCACACAGGGGTCATGGAGATTTTACACAGGGGTCTTGGAGGTATCACACAGAGGTCATGGAGGTATCACACAGGGGTCATGGAGATTTTACACAGGGGTCATGGAGGTATCACACAGGGGTCATGGAGATTTTACACAGGGGTCTTGAGGTATCACACAGAGGTCATGGAGGTATCACACAGAGGTCATGGAGGTATCACACAGGGGTCATGGAGATTTTACACAGGGGTCATGGAGATTTTACACAGGGGTCATGGAGGTATCACACAGGGGTCATGGAGGTATCACACAGGGGTCATAGAGATTTTACACAGGGGTCTTGGAGGTATCACACAGGGGTCATGGAGGTATCACACAGGAGTCTTAGAGATATCACACAGGGGTCATGGAGGTATCACACAGGAGTCATGGAGATATCACACAGGGGTCATGGAGGTATCACACAGAGGTCATGGAGATATCACACAGGGGTCATGGAGGTATCACACAGGGGTCATGGAGATTTTACACAGGGGTCATAGAGGTATCACACAGGAGTCCTGGAGGTATCACACAGGGGTCATGGAGGTATCACACAGGGGTCTTGGAGATATCACACAGGAGTCTTGGAGGTATCACACAGGGGTCATGTAG
- the LOC124391618 gene encoding uncharacterized protein LOC124391618 isoform X1 — MEILQRGHGGITQRSWRYHTGVMEILHRGHGGITQRSWRYHTGVMEILHRGHGGITQGSWRYHTGVLEISHRGHGGITQRSWRYHTGSWRYHTGVMEILHRGHGGITQGSWRFYTGVMEVSHRGHGGITQGSWRFYTGVMEVSHRGHGGITQESWRYHTGVMEVSHRSHGDITQGSWRYHTEVMEVSHRVMEVSHRGHGDFTQGSWRYHTGVMEVSHRSHGDITQGSWRYHTGVMEVSHRGHGDFTQGSWRYHTGVMEILHRGLGGITQRSWRYHTGVMEILHRGHGGITQGSWRFYTGVLRYHTEVMEVSHRGHGGITQGSWRFYTGVMEILHRGHGGITQGSWRYHTGVIEILHRGLGGITQGSWRYHTGVLEISHRGHGGITQESWRYHTGVMEVSHRGHGDITQGSWRYHTGVMEILHRGHRGITQESWRYHTGVMEVSHRGLGDITQESWRYHTGVM, encoded by the coding sequence ATGGAGATTTTACAAAGGGGTCATGGAGGTATCACACAGAGGTCATGGAGGTATCACACAGGGGTCATGGAGATTTTACACAGGGGTCATGGAGGTATCACACAGAGGTCATGGAGGTATCACACAGGGGTCATGGAGATTTTACACAGGGGTCATGGAGGTATCACACAGGGGTCATGGAGGTATCACACAGGAGTCTTGGAGATATCACACAGGGGTCATGGAGGTATCACACAGAGGTCATGGAGGTATCACACAGGGTCATGGAGGTATCACACAGGGGTCATGGAGATTTTACACAGGGGTCATGGAGGTATCACACAGGGGTCATGGAGATTTTACACAGGGGTCATGGAGGTATCACACAGAGGTCATGGAGGTATCACACAGGGGTCATGGAGATTTTACACAGGGGTCATGGAGGTATCACACAGGGGTCATGGAGGTATCACACAGGAGTCTTGGAGATATCACACAGGGGTCATGGAGGTATCACACAGGAGTCATGGAGATATCACACAGGGGTCATGGAGGTATCACACAGAGGTCATGGAGGTATCACACAGGGTCATGGAGGTATCACACAGGGGTCATGGAGATTTTACACAGGGGTCTTGGAGGTATCACACAGGGGTCATGGAGGTATCACACAGGAGTCATGGAGATATCACACAGGGGTCATGGAGGTATCACACAGGGGTCATGGAGGTATCACACAGGGGTCATGGAGATTTTACACAGGGGTCATGGAGGTATCACACAGGGGTCATGGAGATTTTACACAGGGGTCTTGGAGGTATCACACAGAGGTCATGGAGGTATCACACAGGGGTCATGGAGATTTTACACAGGGGTCATGGAGGTATCACACAGGGGTCATGGAGATTTTACACAGGGGTCTTGAGGTATCACACAGAGGTCATGGAGGTATCACACAGAGGTCATGGAGGTATCACACAGGGGTCATGGAGATTTTACACAGGGGTCATGGAGATTTTACACAGGGGTCATGGAGGTATCACACAGGGGTCATGGAGGTATCACACAGGGGTCATAGAGATTTTACACAGGGGTCTTGGAGGTATCACACAGGGGTCATGGAGGTATCACACAGGAGTCTTAGAGATATCACACAGGGGTCATGGAGGTATCACACAGGAGTCATGGAGATATCACACAGGGGTCATGGAGGTATCACACAGAGGTCATGGAGATATCACACAGGGGTCATGGAGGTATCACACAGGGGTCATGGAGATTTTACACAGGGGTCATAGAGGTATCACACAGGAGTCCTGGAGGTATCACACAGGGGTCATGGAGGTATCACACAGGGGTCTTGGAGATATCACACAGGAGTCTTGGAGGTATCACACAGGGGTCATGTAG
- the LOC124391618 gene encoding uncharacterized protein LOC124391618 isoform X4: MEVSHRGHGGITQGSWRFYTGVMEVSHRGHGGITQGSWRFYTGVMEVSHRGHGGITQESWRYHTGVMEVSHRGHGGITQGHGGITQGSWRFYTGVMEVSHRGHGGITQESWRYHTGVMEVSHRSHGDITQGSWRYHTEVMEVSHRVMEVSHRGHGDFTQGSWRYHTGVMEVSHRSHGDITQGSWRYHTGVMEVSHRGHGDFTQGSWRYHTGVMEILHRGLGGITQRSWRYHTGVMEILHRGHGGITQGSWRFYTGVLRYHTEVMEVSHRGHGGITQGSWRFYTGVMEILHRGHGGITQGSWRYHTGVIEILHRGLGGITQGSWRYHTGVLEISHRGHGGITQESWRYHTGVMEVSHRGHGDITQGSWRYHTGVMEILHRGHRGITQESWRYHTGVMEVSHRGLGDITQESWRYHTGVM, translated from the exons ATGGAGGTATCACACAGAGGTCATGGAGGTATCACACAGGGGTCATGGAGATTTTACACAGGGGTCATGGAGGTATCACACAGAGGTCATGGAGGTATCACACAGGGGTCATGGAGATTTTACACAGGGGTCATGGAGGTATCACACAGGGGTCATGGAGGTATCACACAGGAGTCTTGGAGATATCACACAGGGGTCATGGAGGTATCACACAGAGGTCATGGAGGTATCACACAGG GTCATGGAGGTATCACACAGGGGTCATGGAGATTTTACACAGGGGTCATGGAGGTATCACACAGGGGTCATGGAGGTATCACACAGGAGTCTTGGAGATATCACACAGGGGTCATGGAGGTATCACACAGGAGTCATGGAGATATCACACAGGGGTCATGGAGGTATCACACAGAGGTCATGGAGGTATCACACAGGGTCATGGAGGTATCACACAGGGGTCATGGAGATTTTACACAGGGGTCTTGGAGGTATCACACAGGGGTCATGGAGGTATCACACAGGAGTCATGGAGATATCACACAGGGGTCATGGAGGTATCACACAGGGGTCATGGAGGTATCACACAGGGGTCATGGAGATTTTACACAGGGGTCATGGAGGTATCACACAGGGGTCATGGAGATTTTACACAGGGGTCTTGGAGGTATCACACAGAGGTCATGGAGGTATCACACAGGGGTCATGGAGATTTTACACAGGGGTCATGGAGGTATCACACAGGGGTCATGGAGATTTTACACAGGGGTCTTGAGGTATCACACAGAGGTCATGGAGGTATCACACAGAGGTCATGGAGGTATCACACAGGGGTCATGGAGATTTTACACAGGGGTCATGGAGATTTTACACAGGGGTCATGGAGGTATCACACAGGGGTCATGGAGGTATCACACAGGGGTCATAGAGATTTTACACAGGGGTCTTGGAGGTATCACACAGGGGTCATGGAGGTATCACACAGGAGTCTTAGAGATATCACACAGGGGTCATGGAGGTATCACACAGGAGTCATGGAGATATCACACAGGGGTCATGGAGGTATCACACAGAGGTCATGGAGATATCACACAGGGGTCATGGAGGTATCACACAGGGGTCATGGAGATTTTACACAGGGGTCATAGAGGTATCACACAGGAGTCCTGGAGGTATCACACAGGGGTCATGGAGGTATCACACAGGGGTCTTGGAGATATCACACAGGAGTCTTGGAGGTATCACACAGGGGTCATGTAG
- the LOC124391618 gene encoding uncharacterized protein LOC124391618 isoform X2, whose translation MEVSHRGHGGITQGSWRFYKGVMEVSHRGHGGITQGSWRFYTGVMEVSHRGHGGITQGSWRFYTGVMEVSHRGHGGITQESWRYHTGVMEVSHRGHGGITQGHGGITQGSWRFYTGVMEVSHRGHGGITQESWRYHTGVMEVSHRSHGDITQGSWRYHTEVMEVSHRVMEVSHRGHGDFTQGSWRYHTGVMEVSHRSHGDITQGSWRYHTGVMEVSHRGHGDFTQGSWRYHTGVMEILHRGLGGITQRSWRYHTGVMEILHRGHGGITQGSWRFYTGVLRYHTEVMEVSHRGHGGITQGSWRFYTGVMEILHRGHGGITQGSWRYHTGVIEILHRGLGGITQGSWRYHTGVLEISHRGHGGITQESWRYHTGVMEVSHRGHGDITQGSWRYHTGVMEILHRGHRGITQESWRYHTGVMEVSHRGLGDITQESWRYHTGVM comes from the exons ATGGAGGTATCACACAGAGGTCATGGAGGTATCACACAGGGGTCATGGAGATTTTACAAAGGGGTCATGGAGGTATCACACAGAGGTCATGGAGGTATCACACAGGGGTCATGGAGATTTTACACAGGGGTCATGGAGGTATCACACAGAGGTCATGGAGGTATCACACAGGGGTCATGGAGATTTTACACAGGGGTCATGGAGGTATCACACAGGGGTCATGGAGGTATCACACAGGAGTCTTGGAGATATCACACAGGGGTCATGGAGGTATCACACAGAGGTCATGGAGGTATCACACAGG GTCATGGAGGTATCACACAGGGGTCATGGAGATTTTACACAGGGGTCATGGAGGTATCACACAGGGGTCATGGAGGTATCACACAGGAGTCTTGGAGATATCACACAGGGGTCATGGAGGTATCACACAGGAGTCATGGAGATATCACACAGGGGTCATGGAGGTATCACACAGAGGTCATGGAGGTATCACACAGGGTCATGGAGGTATCACACAGGGGTCATGGAGATTTTACACAGGGGTCTTGGAGGTATCACACAGGGGTCATGGAGGTATCACACAGGAGTCATGGAGATATCACACAGGGGTCATGGAGGTATCACACAGGGGTCATGGAGGTATCACACAGGGGTCATGGAGATTTTACACAGGGGTCATGGAGGTATCACACAGGGGTCATGGAGATTTTACACAGGGGTCTTGGAGGTATCACACAGAGGTCATGGAGGTATCACACAGGGGTCATGGAGATTTTACACAGGGGTCATGGAGGTATCACACAGGGGTCATGGAGATTTTACACAGGGGTCTTGAGGTATCACACAGAGGTCATGGAGGTATCACACAGAGGTCATGGAGGTATCACACAGGGGTCATGGAGATTTTACACAGGGGTCATGGAGATTTTACACAGGGGTCATGGAGGTATCACACAGGGGTCATGGAGGTATCACACAGGGGTCATAGAGATTTTACACAGGGGTCTTGGAGGTATCACACAGGGGTCATGGAGGTATCACACAGGAGTCTTAGAGATATCACACAGGGGTCATGGAGGTATCACACAGGAGTCATGGAGATATCACACAGGGGTCATGGAGGTATCACACAGAGGTCATGGAGATATCACACAGGGGTCATGGAGGTATCACACAGGGGTCATGGAGATTTTACACAGGGGTCATAGAGGTATCACACAGGAGTCCTGGAGGTATCACACAGGGGTCATGGAGGTATCACACAGGGGTCTTGGAGATATCACACAGGAGTCTTGGAGGTATCACACAGGGGTCATGTAG
- the LOC124391618 gene encoding uncharacterized protein LOC124391618 isoform X3 yields the protein MEILQRGHGGITQRSWRYHTGVMEILQRGHGGITQRSWRYHTGVMEILHRGHGGITQRSWRYHTGVMEILHRGHGGITQGSWRFYTGVMEVSHRGHGGITQGSWRFYTGVMEVSHRGHGGITQESWRYHTGVMEVSHRSHGDITQGSWRYHTEVMEVSHRVMEVSHRGHGDFTQGSWRYHTGVMEVSHRSHGDITQGSWRYHTGVMEVSHRGHGDFTQGSWRYHTGVMEILHRGLGGITQRSWRYHTGVMEILHRGHGGITQGSWRFYTGVLRYHTEVMEVSHRGHGGITQGSWRFYTGVMEILHRGHGGITQGSWRYHTGVIEILHRGLGGITQGSWRYHTGVLEISHRGHGGITQESWRYHTGVMEVSHRGHGDITQGSWRYHTGVMEILHRGHRGITQESWRYHTGVMEVSHRGLGDITQESWRYHTGVM from the exons ATGGAGATTTTACAAAGGGGTCATGGAGGTATCACACAGAGGTCATGGAGGTATCACACAGGGGTCATGGAGATTTTACAAAGGGGTCATGGAGGTATCACACAGAGGTCATGGAGGTATCACACAGGGGTCATGGAGATTTTACACAGGGGTCATGGAGGTATCACACAGAGGTCATGGAG GTATCACACAGGGGTCATGGAGATTTTACACAGGGGTCATGGAGGTATCACACAGGGGTCATGGAGATTTTACACAGGGGTCATGGAGGTATCACACAGAGGTCATGGAGGTATCACACAGGGGTCATGGAGATTTTACACAGGGGTCATGGAGGTATCACACAGGGGTCATGGAGGTATCACACAGGAGTCTTGGAGATATCACACAGGGGTCATGGAGGTATCACACAGGAGTCATGGAGATATCACACAGGGGTCATGGAGGTATCACACAGAGGTCATGGAGGTATCACACAGGGTCATGGAGGTATCACACAGGGGTCATGGAGATTTTACACAGGGGTCTTGGAGGTATCACACAGGGGTCATGGAGGTATCACACAGGAGTCATGGAGATATCACACAGGGGTCATGGAGGTATCACACAGGGGTCATGGAGGTATCACACAGGGGTCATGGAGATTTTACACAGGGGTCATGGAGGTATCACACAGGGGTCATGGAGATTTTACACAGGGGTCTTGGAGGTATCACACAGAGGTCATGGAGGTATCACACAGGGGTCATGGAGATTTTACACAGGGGTCATGGAGGTATCACACAGGGGTCATGGAGATTTTACACAGGGGTCTTGAGGTATCACACAGAGGTCATGGAGGTATCACACAGAGGTCATGGAGGTATCACACAGGGGTCATGGAGATTTTACACAGGGGTCATGGAGATTTTACACAGGGGTCATGGAGGTATCACACAGGGGTCATGGAGGTATCACACAGGGGTCATAGAGATTTTACACAGGGGTCTTGGAGGTATCACACAGGGGTCATGGAGGTATCACACAGGAGTCTTAGAGATATCACACAGGGGTCATGGAGGTATCACACAGGAGTCATGGAGATATCACACAGGGGTCATGGAGGTATCACACAGAGGTCATGGAGATATCACACAGGGGTCATGGAGGTATCACACAGGGGTCATGGAGATTTTACACAGGGGTCATAGAGGTATCACACAGGAGTCCTGGAGGTATCACACAGGGGTCATGGAGGTATCACACAGGGGTCTTGGAGATATCACACAGGAGTCTTGGAGGTATCACACAGGGGTCATGTAG